From one Deltaproteobacteria bacterium genomic stretch:
- the cas1 gene encoding CRISPR-associated endonuclease Cas1 produces the protein MYGLAVLLANVGHYEKSRHYLRTVLLRLNRSREGLGLEDQILGLKQLADKAAAAPDLDGLRGLEGRSAALYFQGFAKGFRAAGIEFSKRVRRPPTDPVNALLSLGYTLLFHNMLAAVSLVGFDPYLGCLHAMEYGRPSLALDLMEEWRPVIVDTLVLSVFNLKTLGRDDFVVGETAPEDLDADPGAADDPGGAEPESPAASKAGLPVRLTDAGFRKFITQFERKMQQKIKYHLSNQQLTHRDCLREQVRHFARYVRGEVDRYQPLLLR, from the coding sequence CGCCTCAACCGCAGCCGGGAGGGGTTGGGTCTGGAAGATCAGATTCTCGGCTTAAAACAACTGGCCGATAAAGCGGCTGCGGCCCCCGACCTGGATGGCTTGCGGGGACTTGAAGGCCGCAGCGCCGCGCTTTACTTCCAGGGGTTTGCCAAAGGCTTCCGGGCCGCTGGCATAGAGTTCAGCAAGCGCGTCCGCCGCCCGCCCACCGATCCGGTCAATGCCCTGCTCAGTCTGGGCTATACCTTGCTGTTCCATAACATGCTGGCCGCGGTCAGCCTGGTCGGTTTTGACCCCTATCTGGGCTGCCTGCACGCCATGGAATACGGCCGTCCCTCCCTGGCCCTGGATCTGATGGAGGAATGGCGCCCGGTGATTGTCGATACCCTGGTGCTCAGCGTCTTTAACCTGAAAACTTTGGGCCGGGATGATTTTGTGGTGGGCGAAACTGCCCCTGAGGACCTCGACGCCGACCCGGGGGCGGCGGACGATCCCGGCGGCGCCGAGCCGGAAAGCCCGGCCGCATCCAAAGCCGGTCTGCCGGTCCGACTGACCGATGCCGGTTTCCGTAAATTCATCACCCAATTCGAGCGCAAGATGCAGCAGAAAATCAAATATCATCTCTCCAACCAGCAACTAACCCACCGGGATTGCCTGCGCGAGCAGGTGCGCCATTTTGCCCGTTATGTGCGGGGCGAAGTAGATCGCTATCAACCCTTGCTACTCAGGTAA